One window of the Pyrus communis chromosome 17, drPyrComm1.1, whole genome shotgun sequence genome contains the following:
- the LOC137722970 gene encoding uncharacterized protein isoform X1 yields MEDPISSSEPLDLITLRRQVRELEEVLDQDNISELNPSESQDVLRDCGLLLQSRLEQIVSECSDVGLLEDQDYEAYLGRFEQELNSVQAESTKVSNEIEGLIQTHEKDFHQLDIDLAQLKCSLDFVAKKDLEKEKRDADVNYIKNGKDQLDQMKVNPDKFEVLELENQIEKSSKILKSLQDLEYEFKWLDDTEKIEDEFTGLKVISFGENCIRLSLRTYIPKLEELLPQQKIADAIGPSHVNHELLIELLEGTLDLRNVEIFPNDVYINDILDAAKSLSKSSLQWFVTKVQDRIVLCTMRRLVVKNANKSRHSLEYLDRDETIVVHVVGEVDAFIKVPQGWPLLSSPLKMIYLKSSDQRSKGISLSFLCKVEELANSLGVQIRQSLSSFVDAIAKVLVEQMREQLHAETSHK; encoded by the exons atggaagaTCCAATTTCTTCTTCAGAACCCCTCGACCTTATCACCCTTCGGAg ACAAGTGAGAGAGCTGGAAGAGGTTCTCGACCAAGATAATATCTCAGAATTAAATCCTTCAGAGTCTCAAGATGTACTCAGAGACTGCGGCCTCCTCCTCCAG AGCAGACTTGAACAGATAGTGTCGGAATGTTCAGATGTCGGTCTCTTAGAGGATCAAGATTATG AAGCGTACTTGGGACGTTTCGAGCAGGAGCTCAACTCTGTGCAGGCTGAGAGCACCAAGGTCTCCAATGAAATCGAGGGTCTTATTCAAACGCACGAGAAAG ATTTTCATCAACTTGATATTGATCTTGCGCAGTTGAAGTGTTCGTTGGATTTTGTTGCAAAAAAG GATCTGGAGAAAGAAAAGCGGGATGCAGATGTAAATTACATTAAAAACGGGAAAGATCAGTTGGATCAAATGAAGGTGAATCCAGACAAATTCGAG GTACTTGAACTTGAAAACCAGATTGAGAAGAGCAGTAAAATTTTGAAGTCTTTACAGGATTTAGAATATGAATTTAAATG GCTTGATGACACAGAAAAGATTGAGGATGAATTTACAGGTCTTAAGGTCATTTCTTTTGGGGAAAACTGTATTCGGTTGTCACTTAGGACATACATTCCAAAGCTAGAAGAACTTTTGCCCCAACAAAAAATTGCCGATGCCATTGGGCCTTCTCATGTGAATCATGAGCTACTTATTGAACTTCTGGAGGGGACTCTGGATTTAAGGAACGTTGAG ATTTTTCCAAATGATGTGTACATCAATGATATTCTTGATGCTGCAAAGTCTTTGAG TAAATCTTCATTGCAGTGGTTTGTAACAAAAGTGCAAGATAGAATTGTTCTATGCACCATGAGGCGACTAGTGgtaaaaaatgcaaataaatcaAG ACACTCGTTGGAGTACTTGGATAGAGATGAGACAATAGTGGTTCATGTGGTTGGAGAAGTTGATGCATTCATTAAGGTTCCACAAGGTTGGCCATTGCTAAGTTCTCCACTGAAAATGATATATCTCAAGAGCTCTGATCAACGTTCAAAGGGAATTTCTTTAAGTTTTCTGTGCAAAGTTGAG GAACTGGCGAATTCCTTGGGTGTGCAAATTCGGCAGAGCCTATCAAGTTTTGTGGACGCAATTGCAAAAGTACTTGTCGAGCAGATGCGCGAACAACTCCATGCTGAGACTTCTCATAAATGA
- the LOC137722970 gene encoding uncharacterized protein isoform X3, whose amino-acid sequence MEDPISSSEPLDLITLRRQVRELEEVLDQDNISELNPSESQDVLRDCGLLLQSRLEQIVSECSDVGLLEDQDYEAYLGRFEQELNSVQAESTKVSNEIEGLIQTHEKDFHQLDIDLAQLKCSLDFVAKKDLEKEKRDADVNYIKNGKDQLDQMKVLELENQIEKSSKILKSLQDLEYEFKWLDDTEKIEDEFTGLKVISFGENCIRLSLRTYIPKLEELLPQQKIADAIGPSHVNHELLIELLEGTLDLRNVEIFPNDVYINDILDAAKSLSKSSLQWFVTKVQDRIVLCTMRRLVVKNANKSRHSLEYLDRDETIVVHVVGEVDAFIKVPQGWPLLSSPLKMIYLKSSDQRSKGISLSFLCKVEELANSLGVQIRQSLSSFVDAIAKVLVEQMREQLHAETSHK is encoded by the exons atggaagaTCCAATTTCTTCTTCAGAACCCCTCGACCTTATCACCCTTCGGAg ACAAGTGAGAGAGCTGGAAGAGGTTCTCGACCAAGATAATATCTCAGAATTAAATCCTTCAGAGTCTCAAGATGTACTCAGAGACTGCGGCCTCCTCCTCCAG AGCAGACTTGAACAGATAGTGTCGGAATGTTCAGATGTCGGTCTCTTAGAGGATCAAGATTATG AAGCGTACTTGGGACGTTTCGAGCAGGAGCTCAACTCTGTGCAGGCTGAGAGCACCAAGGTCTCCAATGAAATCGAGGGTCTTATTCAAACGCACGAGAAAG ATTTTCATCAACTTGATATTGATCTTGCGCAGTTGAAGTGTTCGTTGGATTTTGTTGCAAAAAAG GATCTGGAGAAAGAAAAGCGGGATGCAGATGTAAATTACATTAAAAACGGGAAAGATCAGTTGGATCAAATGAAG GTACTTGAACTTGAAAACCAGATTGAGAAGAGCAGTAAAATTTTGAAGTCTTTACAGGATTTAGAATATGAATTTAAATG GCTTGATGACACAGAAAAGATTGAGGATGAATTTACAGGTCTTAAGGTCATTTCTTTTGGGGAAAACTGTATTCGGTTGTCACTTAGGACATACATTCCAAAGCTAGAAGAACTTTTGCCCCAACAAAAAATTGCCGATGCCATTGGGCCTTCTCATGTGAATCATGAGCTACTTATTGAACTTCTGGAGGGGACTCTGGATTTAAGGAACGTTGAG ATTTTTCCAAATGATGTGTACATCAATGATATTCTTGATGCTGCAAAGTCTTTGAG TAAATCTTCATTGCAGTGGTTTGTAACAAAAGTGCAAGATAGAATTGTTCTATGCACCATGAGGCGACTAGTGgtaaaaaatgcaaataaatcaAG ACACTCGTTGGAGTACTTGGATAGAGATGAGACAATAGTGGTTCATGTGGTTGGAGAAGTTGATGCATTCATTAAGGTTCCACAAGGTTGGCCATTGCTAAGTTCTCCACTGAAAATGATATATCTCAAGAGCTCTGATCAACGTTCAAAGGGAATTTCTTTAAGTTTTCTGTGCAAAGTTGAG GAACTGGCGAATTCCTTGGGTGTGCAAATTCGGCAGAGCCTATCAAGTTTTGTGGACGCAATTGCAAAAGTACTTGTCGAGCAGATGCGCGAACAACTCCATGCTGAGACTTCTCATAAATGA
- the LOC137722970 gene encoding uncharacterized protein isoform X2 has product MEDPISSSEPLDLITLRRQVRELEEVLDQDNISELNPSESQDVLRDCGLLLQSRLEQIVSECSDVGLLEDQDYAYLGRFEQELNSVQAESTKVSNEIEGLIQTHEKDFHQLDIDLAQLKCSLDFVAKKDLEKEKRDADVNYIKNGKDQLDQMKVNPDKFEVLELENQIEKSSKILKSLQDLEYEFKWLDDTEKIEDEFTGLKVISFGENCIRLSLRTYIPKLEELLPQQKIADAIGPSHVNHELLIELLEGTLDLRNVEIFPNDVYINDILDAAKSLSKSSLQWFVTKVQDRIVLCTMRRLVVKNANKSRHSLEYLDRDETIVVHVVGEVDAFIKVPQGWPLLSSPLKMIYLKSSDQRSKGISLSFLCKVEELANSLGVQIRQSLSSFVDAIAKVLVEQMREQLHAETSHK; this is encoded by the exons atggaagaTCCAATTTCTTCTTCAGAACCCCTCGACCTTATCACCCTTCGGAg ACAAGTGAGAGAGCTGGAAGAGGTTCTCGACCAAGATAATATCTCAGAATTAAATCCTTCAGAGTCTCAAGATGTACTCAGAGACTGCGGCCTCCTCCTCCAG AGCAGACTTGAACAGATAGTGTCGGAATGTTCAGATGTCGGTCTCTTAGAGGATCAAGATTATG CGTACTTGGGACGTTTCGAGCAGGAGCTCAACTCTGTGCAGGCTGAGAGCACCAAGGTCTCCAATGAAATCGAGGGTCTTATTCAAACGCACGAGAAAG ATTTTCATCAACTTGATATTGATCTTGCGCAGTTGAAGTGTTCGTTGGATTTTGTTGCAAAAAAG GATCTGGAGAAAGAAAAGCGGGATGCAGATGTAAATTACATTAAAAACGGGAAAGATCAGTTGGATCAAATGAAGGTGAATCCAGACAAATTCGAG GTACTTGAACTTGAAAACCAGATTGAGAAGAGCAGTAAAATTTTGAAGTCTTTACAGGATTTAGAATATGAATTTAAATG GCTTGATGACACAGAAAAGATTGAGGATGAATTTACAGGTCTTAAGGTCATTTCTTTTGGGGAAAACTGTATTCGGTTGTCACTTAGGACATACATTCCAAAGCTAGAAGAACTTTTGCCCCAACAAAAAATTGCCGATGCCATTGGGCCTTCTCATGTGAATCATGAGCTACTTATTGAACTTCTGGAGGGGACTCTGGATTTAAGGAACGTTGAG ATTTTTCCAAATGATGTGTACATCAATGATATTCTTGATGCTGCAAAGTCTTTGAG TAAATCTTCATTGCAGTGGTTTGTAACAAAAGTGCAAGATAGAATTGTTCTATGCACCATGAGGCGACTAGTGgtaaaaaatgcaaataaatcaAG ACACTCGTTGGAGTACTTGGATAGAGATGAGACAATAGTGGTTCATGTGGTTGGAGAAGTTGATGCATTCATTAAGGTTCCACAAGGTTGGCCATTGCTAAGTTCTCCACTGAAAATGATATATCTCAAGAGCTCTGATCAACGTTCAAAGGGAATTTCTTTAAGTTTTCTGTGCAAAGTTGAG GAACTGGCGAATTCCTTGGGTGTGCAAATTCGGCAGAGCCTATCAAGTTTTGTGGACGCAATTGCAAAAGTACTTGTCGAGCAGATGCGCGAACAACTCCATGCTGAGACTTCTCATAAATGA
- the LOC137722969 gene encoding uncharacterized protein, protein MALKFLNKKGWHTGSLRNIENVWKAEQKRDAEDKKLDELRKQIVEERERSEFRLLQVQAGLVPKQERLEFLYDSGLSVGRPGGSDAFNLPKPEDPPSSSTAAPAKEQQPTAPGALFEEKPQSANDAWRKLHSDPLLMIRQREQEALSRIKNNPVQMAMIRKSVDAKKPSEQEDDKKEPRKKRHHTSKHRKHSSSKQASDSENDTVEVERRKSSHRKISKYANNSDSEDGSRKIARRSENHAKHSDSEDESRDKGRRNEKNPVRHSDSADESRYRARRSEKNHVKHLDAEDESRYRAGRNEKNPVRHSDFEHESRYRAHRSEKKRVNHSDSEDESLYKTRRSEKNHVKNSDSEDESGRRARRSEKNHVKHSNSEDVSRDRAHRGEKNHSIKVAREDGQGGVKGKNDSSDVEKYSVKGRNEPHYKRRNGAPKLSEEERAARLKEMQMDAELHEEQRWKRLKKAAENDAQEATRAGNSGGRNFLDAVQTSVYGAEKGGSSTIEESVRRRTHYLQGRPEASERNAFRR, encoded by the exons ATGGCTTTAAAATTCTTGAACAAGAAGGGATGGCACACAGGCAGCCTTCGGAACATCGAGAACGTCTGGAAGGCGGAGCAGAAGCGCGACGCCGAAGACAAGAAGTTGGACGAGCTCCGCAAACAGATCGTCGAGGAGCGCGAGCGTTCCGAGTTCCGCCTTCTCCAGGTGCAAGCCGGCCTCGTCCC AAAGCAAGAGCGATTAGAGTTCTTGTACGATTCCGGATTGTCCGTTGGGCGCCCTGGCGGCTCCGATGCTTTTAACTTACCCAAGCCCGAAGACCCGCCTTCCTCCTCTACGGCCGCCCCCGCCAAG GAGCAGCAGCCAACCGCGCCGGGAGCTCTCTTCGAAGAAAAGCCCCAATCTGCCAACGATGCTTGGAGGAAGCTCCACTCGGATCCTTTGCTTATGATCCGGCAGCGCGAGCAGGAAGCCCTTTCGCGTATTAAAAACAATCCTGTCCAGATGGCCATGATTCGCAAATCT GTAGATGCAAAGAAGCCCTCGGAGCAAGAAGATGACAAGAAGGAACCTCGGAAGAAGCGCCATCACACATCCAAGCACCGCAAGCACTCATCATCCAAACAAGCATCCGATTCAGAAAATGACACTGTTGAAGTGGAAAGGAGGAAGAGTAGTCATCGCAAGATATCAAAGTATGCTAATAATTCAGATTCTGAAGATGGATCACGTAAAATAGCACGTAGAAGTGAGAATCATGCAAAGCATTCAGATTCAGAAGATGAATCACGTGACAAAGGACGTCGGAATGAGAAGAACCCTGTTAGGCATTCAGATTCCGCAGATGAATCACGTTACAGAGCACGGCGAAGTGAGAAGAACCATGTTAAACATTTAGATGCAGAAGACGAATCACGTTACAGAGCAGGTCGAAATGAGAAGAACCCAGTTAGGCATTCAGATTTTGAACATGAATCACGTTACAGAGCACATCGAAGTGAGAAGAAGCGTGTTAATCATTCAGATTCCGAAGATGAATCACTTTACAAAACACGTCGAAGTGAGAAGAACCATGTTAAGAATTCAGATTCTGAAGATGAATCGGGTAGAAGAGCTCGTCGAAGTGAGAAGAACCATGTTAAGCATTCAAATTCTGAAGATGTGTCACGTGACAGAGCACATAGGGGTGAGAAGAATCACTCCATAAAAGTTGCCAGAGAGGATGGGCAAGGGGGTGTCAAGGGGAAAAATGACAGTTCAGACGTAGAAAAATATTCCGTGAAAGGTCGGAATGAACCACATTATAAGCGTAGGAATGGTGCTCCTAAACTTTCAGAAGAAGAGCGAGCTGCTAGGCTAAAGGAGATGCAAATGGATGCTGAGTTGCATGAAGAGCAAAGATGGAAACGACTGAAAAAGGCTGCGGAGAATGATGCCCAGGAAGCCACACGGGCTGGCAACTCCGGTGGTAGGAATTTCTTGGATGCTGTTCAAACTAGTGTATATGGTGCCGAGAAGGGTGGAAGCTCAACGATTGAGGAGAGTGTACGTCGCCGAACACATTATTTGCAAGGCAGGCCTGAAGCAAGTGAGCGCAATGCTTTTCGACGCTAA
- the LOC137723508 gene encoding pentatricopeptide repeat-containing protein At1g62720-like, translating into MKIKVITTRLPNSTGNPSFIFTFLHKKDGFHSAAGNASATSTDRFNQTHSESDNLIQTRCKSGKIRKDEAFGYFDSMIQTKPLPSIWTFNCLFGALSKMKEYSAVVSMCKQLMGCAQFRPDVCTMNIVLNCLCRLNRVDLGFSVLATTLKYGLQPDAHSINTLLHGLCKYSSWAEAMELFKLIEEKGYTCNEITYATMIKGLCKPGKTSKALEILMNMLEDGRFKPKQDCYNPIINSLCKERQVDEALTVFRDMISKSVVPDIITYNTLIHGLCNMSRWEEVLSLFEEMVDQGVRPDVVTYNTLIYALCQSGRLEKAKSFLICMLNSGISPNVYTYNVLISGLCKEERIQEALTLLENMTTKGIKPDVVTFTSLISASCKSGNWEEGVRFFKTMIGYGALPNIVTYNAVLNALCKKGKTAEALNLVEEMISSGEKPDVVTYSSLINGLCRTSQLRESTRVFNRMLDEGIAPNVITYNSLIHGMCRTAQWEEATRLFDDMVGRGLSPDTVTLVILLDAICKGGMTEETHKIFEATIEYGMKLSTITCSMLVSEYCLHGRMDKAKVVLNLMVIMGYAPDIASYKTLVNGYISVDRIGEVLRLVKEMIQIGLMPDLEMQQTLGRFRRKSHIGLAG; encoded by the coding sequence ATGAAGATAAAGGTGATAACCACGAGACTTCCTAACTCAACAGGTAATCCTTCTTTCATTTTTACCTTTCTGCACAAAAAAGATGGATTTCATTCCGCTGCTGGCAATGCTAGTGCTACTAGTACAGATAGATTTAATCAAACCCATTCGGAATCGGACAATTTGATTCAAACTCGATGCAAATCTGGAAAGATTAGGAAAGATGAAGCATTCGGTTACTTCGATTCCATGATTCAAACCAAACCCTTGCCCTCTATTTGGACTTTCAATTGTTTGTTTGGGGCACTCTCCAAGATGAAGGAGTATTCTGCTGTGGTTTCTATGTGTAAACAGTTGATGGGTTGCGCTCAATTCCGACCTGATGTCTGTACAATGAATATTGTTCTGAATTGCTTGTGCCGTCTGAACCGGGTGGACTTGGGTTTCTCTGTTTTAGCAACTACCCTTAAATATGGTCTTCAACCCGATGCTCATTCTATAAATACTTTACTTCACGGGCTTTGCAAGTACAGTTCCTGGGCTGAGGCAATGGAGCTGTTCAAGTTAATAGAAGAGAAGGGATACACATGCAATGAAATCACTTATGCTACCATGATCAAAGGACTATGCAAGCCTGGGAAAACTTCTAAGGCACTTGAGATACTTATGAATATGCTGGAAGATGGAAGGTTCAAGCCCAAACAAGACTGCTACAATCCCATCATAAATAGCCTGTGTAAGGAAAGACAAGTAGATGAGGCCTTGACCGTATTTCGAGATATGATCAGCAAAAGTGTTGTACCGGATATTATCACTTATAACACTTTGATTCATGGGTTATGCAACATGAGTCGCTGGGAAGAAGTGCTCTCTCTGTTTGAAGAAATGGTAGATCAAGGAGTCAGGCCAGATGTTGTCACGTATAACACTCTAATTTATGCATTGTGCCAATCAGGGAGGTTGGAAAAAGCCAAGAGCTTCTTGATTTGCATGCTTAACAGTGGAATTTCACCCAATGTATACACATATAATGTTCTTATCAGCGGTCTTTGCAAGGAAGAAAGAATTCAAGAAGCACTTACTCTGTTGGAAAATATGACAACGAAAGGCATAAAGCCTGATGTTGTCACTTTTACTTCCTTGATTTCTGCATCATGCAAGTCTGGTAACTGGGAGGAAGGTGTGAGGTTCTTCAAAACCATGATTGGTTATGGAGCCTTGCCTAATATTGTTACATACAATGCTGTTCTGAATGCTTTATGCAAGAAAGGGAAGACAGCGGAGGCACTGAATCTTGTGGAAGAAATGATCAGTAGCGGGGAAAAGCCTGATGTTGTGACTTACAGCTCCTTAATTAATGGATTGTGCCGGACCAGCCAATTGAGAGAATCTACAAGGGTGTTTAATAGAATGCTAGATGAAGGTATTGCCCCAAATGTTATCACTTACAACAGTTTAATCCATGGCATGTGCCGTACAGCTCAATGGGAAGAAGCCACAAGGTTGTTTGATGATATGGTAGGCCGGGGACTCTCGCCTGATACCGTTACTTTGGTAATACTTTTGGATGCTATCTGCAAAGGTGGGATGACAGAAGAGACTCACAAAATATTTGAGGCAACAATTGAATACGGTATGAAACTCAGCACAATAACTTGCAGTATGCTGGTTAGTGAATATTGTTTGCATGGCAGAATGGATAAGGCGAAGGTGGTCTTGAACTTAATGGTGATTATGGGTTATGCGCCTGATATTGCTTCCTATAAAACCTTGGTCAACGGCTATATAAGCGTTGACAGAATCGGTGAAGTTTTGAGGCTTGTTAAAGAAATGATCCAAATAGGATTGATGCCTGATCTGGAAATGCAACAAACTTTGGGGCGTTTTCGCCGTAAAAGCCACATTGGATTAGCAGGATAA